From Cannabis sativa cultivar Pink pepper isolate KNU-18-1 chromosome 8, ASM2916894v1, whole genome shotgun sequence, a single genomic window includes:
- the LOC115701041 gene encoding phosphoenolpyruvate carboxylase, housekeeping isozyme: MSNRSLEKMTSIDAQLRLLAPGKVSEDDKLIEYDALLCDRFLDILQDLHGEDLRETVQDCYELSAEYEGNQDPKKLEELGNVLTSLDPGDSIVVAKSFSHMLNLANLAEEVQIAYRRRIKLKKGDFADENSATTESDIEETIKRLVGQMKKSPQEVFDALKNQTVDLVLTAHPTQSVRRSLLQKHGRIRNCLTQLYAKDITPDDKQELDEALQREIQAAFRTDEIRRTAPTPQDEMRAGMSYFHETIWKGVPKFLRRVDTALKNIGIDERVPYNAPLIQFSSWMGGDRDGNPRVTPEVTRDVCLLARMMAANLYFSQIEDLMFELSMWRCNDELRARAAEHHRSSKKDAKHYIEFWKQIPPNEPYRVILGGVRDKLYYTRERARHLLTNGVSDIPEDTTFTNVEQFLEPLELCYRSLCSCGDRPIADGSLLDFMRQVSTFGLSLVRLDIRQESDRHTDVMDAITKHLDIGSYRDWPEEQRQEWLLSELSGKRPLFGPDLPKTEEIADVLDTFNVISELPSDSFGAYIISMATSPSDVLAVELLQRECHVKEPLRVVPLFEKLADLEAAPAAVARLFSIDWYRDRINGKQEVMIGYSDSGKDAGRLSAAWQLYKAQEELIKVAKQFGVKLTMFHGRGGTVGRGGGPTHLAILSQPPDTIHGSLRVTVQGEVIEQSFGEEHLCFRTLQRFTAATLEHGMHPPISPKPEWRALMDEMAVIATEEYRSIVFKEPRFVEYFRLATPELEYGRMNIGSRPSKRKPSGGIESLRAIPWIFAWTQTRFHLPVWLGFGAAFRHVIAKDVKNLHMLQEMYNQWPFFRVTIDLVEMVFAKGDPGIAALYDKLLVSDDLWSFGEKLRAMYNETKQLLLKVAGHKELLEGDPYLRQRLCLRDSYTTTLNVCQVYTLKRIRDPTYHVKIRPHLSKESMESTNKPAAELVKLNPTSEYPPGLEDTLILTMKGIAAGMQNTG; encoded by the exons ATGAGTAATCGAAGCTTGGAGAAGATGACTTCCATTGATGCCCAGCTGAGACTGTTGGCTCCTGGCAAGGTTTCTGAAGATGACAAGCTAATTGAGTATGATGCTCTCTTGTGTGATCGCTTCCTTGATATTCTCCAGGATTTGCATGGCGAAGATCTCAGGGAAACg GTTCAAGACTGTTATGAGCTTTCTGCTGAGTATGAAGGGAATCAAGACCCCAAGAAGCTAGAGGAACTTGGGAATGTGCTAACTAGTTTGGACCCTGGGGACTCTATTGTGGTTGCTAAATCATTCTCCCACATGCTTAACTTGGCCAACTTGGCCGAGGAAGTTCAGATTGCTTATCGAAGAAGGATAAAGCTTAAGAAGGGAGACTTTGCTGATGAGAATTCGGCTACTACTGAGTCGGACATTGAAGAGACTATCAAGAGACTTGTGGGGCAAATGAAGAAGTCCCCACAAGAAGTTTTTGATGCCCTGAAGAACCAGACTGTGGACTTGGTTTTAACTGCTCATCCTACTCAGTCTGTCCGTAGATCTTTGCTTCAGAAGCATGGAAG GATAAGGAACTGTTTGACTCAGTTGTATGCTAAAGATATAACTCCTGATGATAAGCAGGAACTCGATGAAGCTTTACAAAGGGAG ATTCAAGCTGCATTTCGTACTGATGAAATTCGAAGGACTGCCCCAACTCCACAAGATGAGATGCGAGCTGGAATGAGCTACTTTCATGAGACCATTTGGAAAGGTGTACCAAAATTCTTGCGCCGAGTGGACACTGCTTTGAAAAACATAGGAATTGATGAACGTGTTCCTTATAATGCTCCTCTTATCCAATTTTCTTCGTGGATGGGTGGTGATCGTGATG GAAATCCTAGGGTAACTCCAGAAGTTACAAGGGATGTTTGCTTGCTGGCAAGAATGATGGCTGCTAACTTGTACTTTTCCCAGATTGAGGACCTTATGTTTGAG TTATCTATGTGGCGCTGCAATGATGAGCTGCGTGCTCGTGCTGCTGAACATCACAGGTCCTCAAAGAAGGATGCAAAACATTATATAG AGTTCTGGAAACAGATTCCTCCAAATGAGCCCTATCGTGTTATCCTAGGTGGTGTAAGGGACAAACTTTATTACACTCGTGAACGTGCTCGTCACTTACTAACCAATGGAGTCTCTGACATTCCTGAGGACACAACCTTTACAAATGTTGAGCAG TTCTTGGAACCTCTTGAACTATGCTACAGATCACTCTGCTCTTGTGGTGATCGTCCTATAGCCGATGGAAGTCTTCTGGATTTCATGAGACAGGTTTCTACATTCGGGCTTTCGCTTGTCAGACTTGACATCAGGCAAGAATCTGATAGGCACACCGATGTCATGGATGCGATCACGAAGCACCTTGACATTGGATCTTACCGTGACTGGCCTGAGGAACAAAGACAAGAATGGCTATTGTCTGAACTAAGTGGAAAGCGCCCACTTTTCGGCCCAGACCTTCCTAAAACTGAAGAAATTGCCGATGTCTTGGACACATTCAATGTCATTTCCGAGCTTCCCTCCGACAGCTTTGGTGCCTATATCATTTCTATGGCAACTTCCCCCTCTGATGTGCTTGCTGTCGAGCTTTTGCAGCGTGAATGCCATGTCAAGGAGCCGCTGAGGGTTGTCCCACTGTTTGAAAAGCTTGCTGATCTTGAGGCTGCTCCAGCCGCTGTTGCTCGTCTCTTCTCAATTGATTGGTACAGAGATCGGATCAATGGAAAGCAAGAAGTCATGATAGGCTACTCAGATTCGGGTAAGGATGCAGGACGTCTCTCTGCAGCTTGGCAGCTATACAAGGCTCAAGAAGAGCTCATCAAGGTGGCCAAACAATTTGGGGTTAAGCTTACAATGTTCCATGGGAGAGGTGGTACTGTTGGAAGAGGAGGTGGACCAACTCACCTTGCTATATTGTCTCAACCACCTGACACTATCCATGGTTCCCTTCGTGTGACTGTTCAAGGTGAAGTTATCGAACAATCTTTCGGGGAGGAGCATTTGTGCTTTAGAACCCTCCAGCGTTTCACAGCAGCCACACTCGAGCATGGAATGCATCCTCCTATATCACCGAAGCCAGAGTGGCGGGCTCTCATGGATGAGATGGCAGTTATAGCCACAGAAGAGTACCGCTCTATAGTCTTCAAGGAACCTCGGTTTGTTGAGTACTTCCGCCTG GCAACTCCAGAGTTGGAGTATGGTCGAATGAACATCGGCAGTCGTCCATCAAAGCGAAAGCCTAGCGGAGGCATTGAATCACTTCGTGCAATTCCATGGATTTTCGCATGGACACAGACGAGGTTTCACTTGCCAGTGTGGCTTGGCTTTGGGGCAGCATTTAGGCACGTAATTGCAAAGGATGTGAAGAACCTTCACATGCTTCAGGAGATGTATAACCAGTGGCCATTCTTCAGGGTCACCATTGATTTAGTTGAGATGGTTTTCGCCAAAGGAGACCCCGGAATCGCTGCTCTGTATGATAAGCTCCTTGTCTCAGACGATCTTTGGTCATTTGGAGAAAAATTGAGGGCCATGTATAATGAAACCAAACAGCTTCTCCTCAAG GTTGCTGGGCACAAAGAACTTCTTGAAGGAGACCCCTACTTGAGACAGAGACTTTGTCTTCGTGATTCGTACACAACAACTCTGAATGTGTGCCAAGTTTATACACTCAAGAGAATTCGTGACCCGACTTATCATGTGAAAATAAGGCCACATTTGTCCAAAGAAAGCATGGAGTCGACCAACAAACCAGCTGCTGAGCTTGTGAAGCTCAACCCCACCAGTGAGTATCCGCCGGGGCTCGAAGATACTCTTATTTTGACCATGAAGGGTATTGCCGCCGGTATGCAAAACACTGGTTAG
- the LOC115701079 gene encoding heavy metal-associated isoprenylated plant protein 28, translated as MTIIEMRVHIDCAGCESKVKSTLEKVKGVDEVDIDMNLQKVTVTGYADQKKILKAVRKTGKRAELWQLPYHPDDYSIINQHQITGPVPHYAPQPSSSYNYYKHGYDNHHDRTHYYNPARGSASTTAIFGHQTGAAFSDENPHGCSIM; from the exons ATGACG ATCATAGAGATGAGAGTTCACATAGATTGTGCCGGATGCGAAAGCAAAGTGAAAAGCACCCTTGAAAAAGTGAAAGGCGTGGATGAGGTGGATATAGACATGAACTTGCAGAAGGTGACGGTGACTGGTTACGCCGATCAGAAGAAGATTCTAAAGGCGGTGAGGAAGACGGGAAAGCGAGCCGAGCTGTGGCAGCTGCCGTACCACCCTGATGATTACAGTATTATCAATCAACACCAAATCACTGGCCCAGTCCCACACTACGCACCACAGCCTTCTTCTTCTTACAACTACTACAAACATGGCTACGATAATCATCATGACCGCACTCACTACTATAATCCTGCCCGCGGATCTGCCTCCACTACTGCTATCTTTGGCCACCAAACTGGTGCGGCTTTTAGTGATGAAAACCCTCATGGTTGTTCTATCATGTAG
- the LOC133030595 gene encoding uncharacterized protein LOC133030595 has product MDLKGIAKKRMYNVADVVEASGSKKRHLPSKVEARKAKRIKSLSRLRMSSDKFEDFDIPKKILLRNEIIYMTKKISFLQKLSPLLPTSLLQHQVFHGLLLREVQQPKDVELRVMIRGVIGLDLALKNTGRYDEFAWGQSSFELTISSLKVDGLKLKIDLLHTSQQKISSDLVELKEFVCAQFVSFAAQMATMQTQFSSVFADSIAKDKASDSSNNDGGSDNEEDIDSEDEDLDEGSGDEEEGSDGEQKDEDDNEDSESKGKDDKGSDDECDDSEKKASCTYKRRAPLAQFLLSENYSQGQSFSL; this is encoded by the exons ATGGATTTGAAAGGCATTGCCAAGAAGAGAATGTATAATGTGGCTGATGTTGTAGAGGCTTCTGGTTCTAAGAAAAGACATCTTCCATCTAAGGTTGAAGCTCGTAAGGCAAAGAGAATCAAATCTTTGAGTCGGTTAAGGAT GAGTTCAGACAAGTTTGAAGATTTTGATATTCCAAAAAAAATTCTCTTGAG GAATGAGATTATATATATGACCAAAAAAATCAGTTTCTTGCAAAAGTTGTCTCCACTGCTTCCTACAAGCTTAT TGCAACATCAAGTTTTTCATGGATTGTTGTTGAGGGAGGTTCAACAGCCTAAAGATGTTGAATTGCGGGTTATGATTCGTGGTGTTATAGGCTTAGATTTAGCATTGAAGA ACACTGGTAGGTATGATGAATTTGCTTGGGGACAGAGTTCTTTTGAATTGACTATTTCGTCGTTGAAGG tGGATGGTTTGAAGCTTAAGATTGATTTGCTGCATACTTCCCAGCAGAAGATTTCatctgatttggttgagttgaaAGAGTTTGTTTGTGCACAGTTTGTTTCTTTTGCTGCCCAAATGGCTACAATGCAGACACAATTTTCATCTGTGTTTGCTGATTCCATTGCTAAG GACAAAGCCAGTGACTCTTCCAATAATGACGGTGGTAGTGATAATGAAGAAGATATTGATTCAGAGG ATGAAGATTTGGATGAAGGTAGTGGTGATGAAGAGGAGGGTAGTGACGGAGAGCAAAAAGATGAGGATGATAATGAAGATTCCGAGtccaaaggaaaagatgataaggGCAGTGATGATGAATGCGATGATAGTGAGAAAAAG GCCTCATGcacctataaaaggagagctcccttagctcaatttttactttcagaAAACTACTCACAAGGTCAGAGCTTCTCTCTTTAG
- the LOC115701070 gene encoding 14-3-3-like protein B isoform X1: MASSKERDNFVYLAKLAEQAERYDEMVEAMKNVAKLDLELTVEERNLLSVGYKNVVGSRRASWRILSSIEQKEEAKGNEVHAKQIKEYRHKVESELSTICSDIMTVIDEHLIPSATAGESTVFYYKMKGDYYRYLAEFKFGDEKIEAAEQSKKAYEAATTAAEAELAPTHPIRLGLALNFSVFFYEIMNSPERACHLAKQAFDEAISELDTLNEESYKDSTLIMQLLRDNLTLWTSDIPEDAEDS; the protein is encoded by the exons ATGGCTTCCTCTAAAGAACGGGATAACTTTGTCTACCTTGCTAAGCTCGCTGAGCAGGCCGAGCGCTACGATG AGATGGTGGAGGCAATGAAGAATGTTGCAAAACTTGATCTTGAATTGACTGTTGAAGAACGGAACCTGCTTTCCGTTGGTTACAAGAATGTTGTTGGTTCTAGGAGAGCCTCATGGAGGATCCTGTCATCAATAGAACAGAAGGAAGAAGCTAAAGGAAATGAGGTTCATGCTAAGCAaattaaggagtaccgccataAGGTTGAATCAGAGCTCTCGACCATTTGTAGTGATATCATGACCGTCATTGATGAACATCTTATTCCATCAGCTACTGCTGGTGAATCAACTGTGTTCTACTATAAAAT GAAAGGAGACTACTATCGTTATCTTGCAGAGTTCAAGTTTGGTGATGAGAAAATAGAGGCTGCAGAGCAATCAAAGAAAGCATATGAG GCTGCTACAACTGCTGCTGAAGCTGAATTGGCTCCTACACATCCAATCCGGTTAGGATTGGCTTTGAACTTTTCTGTCTTCTTCTATGAGATCATGAATTCACCTGAAAG GGCTTGCCACCTTGCCAAACAAGCTTTTGATGAAGCTATTTCAGAGCTTGATACTCTGAACGAGGAATCCTACAAGGACAGTACACTAATCATGCAACTTCTTAGGGACAACCTTACTTTGTGGACTTCTGATATCCCAGAGGATGcag AAGATTCCTAG
- the LOC115701070 gene encoding 14-3-3-like protein B isoform X2: MASSKERDNFVYLAKLAEQAERYDEMVEAMKNVAKLDLELTVEERNLLSVGYKNVVGSRRASWRILSSIEQKEEAKGNEVHAKQIKEYRHKVESELSTICSDIMTVIDEHLIPSATAGESTVFYYKMKGDYYRYLAEFKFGDEKIEAAEQSKKAYEAATTAAEAELAPTHPIRLGLALNFSVFFYEIMNSPERACHLAKQAFDEAISELDTLNEESYKDSTLIMQLLRDNLTLWTSDIPEDADS, translated from the exons ATGGCTTCCTCTAAAGAACGGGATAACTTTGTCTACCTTGCTAAGCTCGCTGAGCAGGCCGAGCGCTACGATG AGATGGTGGAGGCAATGAAGAATGTTGCAAAACTTGATCTTGAATTGACTGTTGAAGAACGGAACCTGCTTTCCGTTGGTTACAAGAATGTTGTTGGTTCTAGGAGAGCCTCATGGAGGATCCTGTCATCAATAGAACAGAAGGAAGAAGCTAAAGGAAATGAGGTTCATGCTAAGCAaattaaggagtaccgccataAGGTTGAATCAGAGCTCTCGACCATTTGTAGTGATATCATGACCGTCATTGATGAACATCTTATTCCATCAGCTACTGCTGGTGAATCAACTGTGTTCTACTATAAAAT GAAAGGAGACTACTATCGTTATCTTGCAGAGTTCAAGTTTGGTGATGAGAAAATAGAGGCTGCAGAGCAATCAAAGAAAGCATATGAG GCTGCTACAACTGCTGCTGAAGCTGAATTGGCTCCTACACATCCAATCCGGTTAGGATTGGCTTTGAACTTTTCTGTCTTCTTCTATGAGATCATGAATTCACCTGAAAG GGCTTGCCACCTTGCCAAACAAGCTTTTGATGAAGCTATTTCAGAGCTTGATACTCTGAACGAGGAATCCTACAAGGACAGTACACTAATCATGCAACTTCTTAGGGACAACCTTACTTTGTGGACTTCTGATATCCCAGAGGATGcag ATTCCTAG